GCCGGCGGTGATGCACACGAAGACGAACACCGCGACCACCCCGATGGCCTGGCTGATCAGGAGCTCGGTTCCGCCGCCGAAGAACAGACCGTCGGACCCCTCGTCGAGGAAGGGAGCGTTGCCGTTGGCGAAGAGGCCGACGGCGAGCGTGCCCCATGCGCCGCAGACGCCGTGGACCGAGATGGCGCCCACGGGATCGTCGATGCGGACCCGCTCGAAGCCGATCACGGCGAAGACCACGATCACGCCACCGATGGCGCCGGCGATGATCGCGCCGAACCCGTCGAGCGCCCAGGCGCCGGCGGTGATGCTCACCAGGCCGGCGAGGATCCCGTTGCCGGCCATCGAGACGTCGGGCTTCTTGCTGGTGACCCAGCTGGCGATCATGGCAGCCACGCCACCGGCCGCAGCGGCCAGGGCGGTGTTGACGGCGATGCGGGGCACCTCGATGTCAGCGGCGAGCTGGGAGCCCGGGTTGAACCCGAACCAGCCGATGAAGAGGATGAACACGCCGATCACGGTGAGGGCGATCGAGTGGCCCTGCATCACGCGGGGCTTGCCGTCGGCGCCGAACTTCCCGATCCGGGGGCCGATGATGATCGCCCCCATCAGGGCGGCCCAGCCGCCGACTGAGTGCACAAGCGTGGAACCGGCGAAGTCCTGGAAGGGCGTGCCGAGCTGCGAGAGCCAGCCCCCACCCCACTGCCAGCTCACGACGATCGGGTAGATGAAGCCGGTGATGAACACCGTGTACATGAGGTAGCCGCGGAACTGGGTCCGCTCGGCCAGCGCTCCGGCCACGATGGTCGCCGCCGCCGCAGCGAACGCCGCCTGGAAGAGGAAGTCGACCGGCAACATGAGGCTGTAGTCGGTGGTCGGGGCATCGGCGTAGCCACTGAAGAGCCAGCTGAAGCCGAAGTAGTCGGCTCCGCTGTAGGCGATGTGGTAGCCGATCAGGGCGAAGACCAGGATGCCCACGCACATGTCCATCATGTTCTTCATGAGGATGTTGGCCACGCTCTTGGCCCGGGTGAGGCCGGCGGTGAGCATGGCGAAGCCGGCCTGCATGAACAGCACCAGCACGGCGCAGATGAACACGAACGTGTTGTCGAGGATCATCTGCACGTCGTCGAGCGGGATGTCGGTGGCCTCCTGGGCGCCGGCGGGGCCGGCCGAGGCCAGCACCGCCACCCCGATGAGCCCCGCTCCCAGGGCGAGCTTCGTTCTCACTTTTTCCTCCTCGAGGTCGCGAACATGTCGGCGACCGTAGGGAGGCAGGGTTTCCGCACCGTCGCCTGTCTGTTTCGGGAACGTGAACCCGCGATGCGACGAGGCGCGAATCCGGTCGCCGCAGGCCGTGAGGGGCTACCGTTGCCCGCCATGGCCAAGACCAACTACCTCGACCACCTCGCCAGCGTCCCGCTGTTCTCGGCGTGC
The sequence above is a segment of the Acidimicrobiales bacterium genome. Coding sequences within it:
- the amt gene encoding ammonium transporter; this translates as MRTKLALGAGLIGVAVLASAGPAGAQEATDIPLDDVQMILDNTFVFICAVLVLFMQAGFAMLTAGLTRAKSVANILMKNMMDMCVGILVFALIGYHIAYSGADYFGFSWLFSGYADAPTTDYSLMLPVDFLFQAAFAAAAATIVAGALAERTQFRGYLMYTVFITGFIYPIVVSWQWGGGWLSQLGTPFQDFAGSTLVHSVGGWAALMGAIIIGPRIGKFGADGKPRVMQGHSIALTVIGVFILFIGWFGFNPGSQLAADIEVPRIAVNTALAAAAGGVAAMIASWVTSKKPDVSMAGNGILAGLVSITAGAWALDGFGAIIAGAIGGVIVVFAVIGFERVRIDDPVGAISVHGVCGAWGTLAVGLFANGNAPFLDEGSDGLFFGGGTELLISQAIGVVAVFVFVCITAGILFSAIKAMGWLRVSPEEEMAGLDISEHGAHGYADDTVSASSGGMATGTTRETTTV